From Falsiruegeria litorea R37, the proteins below share one genomic window:
- a CDS encoding TRAP transporter large permease, with the protein MLWQQLNQTVELGWDFYLPVLMFVGLIAMAVPVWAAIGAAAITMLIMSGDLPLSAVGESLFTGIDAFALTAVPLFILTGDVLVRTGLSRKFLDVAEALTCWTKGGFGSATVLVCGMFAAISGSDAAGAAAVGRMTINRLVESGYPRPYACALVAAGACTGILIPPSIAYIIIGLVLGISASTLFLAALIPGLAILVSILVTNIIMNRLYSYESGGNMSMSEWSANLLKSLKSGWYAFIVPGIIFYGIFSGRLTPTEAGATAVVVTIIMGFILKTLKLSDFPAMLVSSAKVNGVILPIIAFSAPLAEALAIMGVPQGFVTAVTGLTDDPAMLILLMIGILIAAGCVMETTPNIVILAPILKPLADNIGMNEIQFCIMMITALGVGFITPPLGLNLFVVSGITGESILKIAARAVPFVLTMLIVVLLIAYVPAISTTLLPDIYK; encoded by the coding sequence ATGCTTTGGCAACAACTCAATCAAACCGTTGAACTTGGCTGGGATTTCTATCTGCCCGTTCTCATGTTCGTGGGTCTCATCGCCATGGCCGTGCCTGTCTGGGCCGCCATCGGTGCTGCTGCGATCACGATGCTCATCATGTCGGGCGATCTGCCACTTAGTGCCGTTGGCGAGAGCCTGTTCACCGGCATCGACGCCTTTGCCCTGACCGCCGTGCCGCTCTTTATCCTGACAGGCGACGTGTTGGTGCGCACCGGCCTCAGTCGCAAGTTTCTGGACGTGGCCGAGGCGCTGACCTGCTGGACTAAGGGCGGCTTTGGCTCGGCCACGGTTCTGGTCTGCGGCATGTTCGCGGCCATCTCGGGTTCGGACGCAGCCGGTGCTGCTGCCGTGGGTCGGATGACCATCAACCGTCTGGTCGAAAGCGGCTATCCCCGCCCCTATGCCTGCGCGTTGGTCGCGGCGGGTGCCTGTACCGGCATCCTGATCCCGCCGTCGATCGCTTACATCATCATCGGGCTTGTGCTGGGTATTTCCGCCTCGACGCTGTTTTTGGCCGCACTGATCCCCGGTCTGGCCATTCTGGTGTCCATTCTCGTGACCAACATCATCATGAACCGCCTCTACAGCTATGAAAGCGGCGGCAACATGAGCATGAGCGAATGGTCCGCCAACCTGCTGAAATCGCTGAAATCCGGCTGGTACGCCTTTATCGTGCCCGGCATCATCTTCTACGGCATCTTTTCGGGTCGCCTGACCCCGACCGAAGCCGGTGCCACCGCCGTGGTCGTGACCATCATCATGGGGTTCATCCTGAAAACCCTGAAGCTGTCGGACTTTCCGGCCATGCTGGTGAGCTCGGCCAAGGTCAACGGCGTCATCCTGCCAATCATCGCCTTCTCGGCCCCCCTGGCCGAAGCGCTGGCGATCATGGGTGTGCCGCAAGGGTTCGTGACCGCCGTGACTGGTTTGACCGACGATCCGGCCATGCTGATCCTGCTGATGATCGGCATCCTGATTGCCGCTGGCTGCGTGATGGAAACAACGCCCAACATCGTGATCCTGGCACCAATCCTGAAGCCGCTGGCGGACAACATCGGCATGAACGAGATTCAGTTCTGCATCATGATGATCACCGCCCTGGGTGTGGGTTTCATCACGCCGCCCCTTGGCCTCAACCTCTTTGTGGTCTCGGGCATCACCGGTGAATCGATCCTCAAGATCGCGGCGCGCGCTGTGCCCTTTGTTCTGACCATGCTGATCGTGGTACTCTTGATCGCATATGTACCCGCGATTTCGACAACCCTACTCCCCGATATCTACAAATAG
- a CDS encoding alcohol dehydrogenase catalytic domain-containing protein, protein MKALIYEGVETLAYRDTIGPISNVGEHLVRVAAVGICGSDMHAYLGHDARRPAPLILGHEAAGVIEGGPQSGRRVTINPLVTCGTCPACLAGRENLCIERQIISMPPREGAFAQYVSMPESNLVTVPDSVPLNKAALAEPLAVSWHAARLALEALHPSMERRAIVIGGGAIGLAAALALQAMGVEDITIIEPNDSRRAFLRERCGQPAETATRHPAPLVIDAVGYAKTRELASALAEPGGVIAHVGLGEDTGGIDVRRLTLQEITFVGTYTYTAQDFRDTAQAIFDGKLGDLNWIEERPLSQGAEAFRDLRRGIVAAPKIVLDPWN, encoded by the coding sequence ATGAAGGCTCTGATCTATGAAGGCGTTGAAACGCTGGCCTATCGCGACACAATCGGCCCGATCTCGAACGTGGGCGAGCATCTGGTTCGGGTGGCGGCGGTTGGTATCTGCGGCTCGGACATGCACGCCTATCTGGGCCACGACGCCCGTCGCCCCGCCCCGCTGATCCTTGGCCACGAGGCGGCCGGAGTGATCGAAGGTGGGCCACAGAGCGGGCGCCGCGTGACCATCAACCCATTGGTGACCTGCGGCACTTGCCCCGCCTGCCTTGCGGGCCGCGAGAACCTGTGCATCGAGCGGCAGATCATTTCGATGCCACCGCGCGAGGGGGCCTTTGCGCAATATGTCTCGATGCCGGAAAGCAACCTGGTGACCGTGCCCGACAGCGTGCCGCTGAACAAGGCGGCCCTGGCAGAGCCCTTGGCGGTGAGTTGGCACGCCGCACGGCTTGCGCTTGAGGCGCTGCATCCGTCGATGGAACGACGTGCCATCGTAATTGGTGGTGGTGCCATCGGGCTGGCCGCCGCGTTGGCCTTGCAAGCCATGGGGGTCGAGGATATCACCATCATAGAGCCCAACGACAGCCGCCGCGCCTTTTTGCGTGAGCGATGTGGTCAACCTGCCGAAACTGCTACGCGCCACCCAGCCCCGTTGGTGATTGACGCCGTGGGCTATGCCAAAACGCGCGAGCTCGCCTCGGCTTTGGCTGAACCCGGCGGCGTGATCGCCCATGTGGGTCTGGGGGAGGATACAGGCGGCATTGATGTTCGGCGACTAACTTTGCAAGAGATCACCTTTGTTGGGACCTACACCTATACCGCACAAGATTTCCGAGACACCGCACAGGCCATTTTCGATGGTAAGCTTGGGGATCTGAACTGGATCGAAGAACGCCCCCTGTCCCAGGGGGCCGAGGCCTTTCGCGACCTGAGACGCGGGATCGTGGCGGCCCCCAAAATCGTTCTCGATCCTTGGAACTGA
- the hisD gene encoding histidinol dehydrogenase, which translates to MTREYLKQATLTPKSNAAETHLIVKGILDEIEAGGDAVAMKYAAKFDQYEGNVLLTPEEIEAACDLVPEKLKADIRFAHDNVRRFAELQKSTVSDVETEIAPGFITGQKAIPVDAAGCYVPGGRYSHIASAIMTVTTAKVAGCKHITACSPPRPGVGVAPAIVYAAHICGADKIMAMGGVQGVAAMTFGLFGLPKANILVGPGNQFVAEAKRILFGRVGIDMIAGPTDSLILADSTADAHIVATDLVSQAEHGYNSPVWLVTDDRKLAEEVMELVPGLIADLPDVNRENATAAWRDYAEVILCSDREAMAACSDEYAPEHLTVQAEDLDWWLDRLTCYGSLFLGEETTVSYGDKATGTNHVLPTSRAASYTGGLSVHKYMKIVTWQRATREGSKAVAEATARISRLEGMEGHARAADVRLAKYFPDETFDLTANG; encoded by the coding sequence ATGACACGCGAATACCTCAAGCAGGCAACGTTGACGCCCAAATCGAATGCCGCCGAAACCCACCTGATCGTCAAGGGAATCCTGGACGAGATCGAAGCAGGCGGTGATGCGGTGGCGATGAAATACGCCGCCAAATTCGACCAATACGAAGGCAACGTTCTGCTCACGCCCGAAGAGATCGAGGCCGCCTGTGACCTGGTGCCGGAAAAGCTCAAGGCCGATATCCGCTTTGCCCATGACAACGTGCGCCGCTTTGCTGAGTTGCAGAAAAGCACCGTCAGCGATGTTGAGACCGAGATCGCGCCGGGCTTTATCACGGGTCAAAAAGCGATCCCGGTTGATGCTGCCGGTTGTTACGTACCCGGCGGCCGTTACAGCCACATCGCCAGTGCGATCATGACCGTAACGACGGCCAAGGTCGCGGGCTGCAAGCATATCACCGCTTGCTCCCCTCCTCGTCCCGGCGTGGGTGTTGCCCCTGCGATTGTTTACGCCGCCCACATCTGCGGCGCGGACAAGATCATGGCCATGGGCGGTGTGCAGGGCGTTGCAGCGATGACCTTCGGCCTGTTTGGCCTGCCCAAGGCCAACATCCTTGTGGGCCCCGGCAATCAATTCGTGGCCGAAGCCAAGCGCATCCTGTTTGGCCGTGTCGGCATCGACATGATCGCGGGCCCGACCGATAGCCTGATCCTGGCCGATTCAACGGCAGACGCGCACATCGTCGCCACCGATCTGGTGAGCCAGGCCGAGCATGGCTACAACTCGCCTGTCTGGTTGGTCACCGATGACCGCAAGCTGGCCGAAGAGGTGATGGAACTGGTCCCCGGCCTGATCGCCGATCTTCCGGATGTGAACCGCGAAAACGCCACTGCGGCCTGGCGCGACTATGCCGAGGTGATCCTGTGTTCCGACCGAGAGGCGATGGCCGCGTGCTCCGACGAATATGCGCCCGAGCATCTGACCGTACAGGCCGAAGATCTGGATTGGTGGTTGGACCGGCTCACCTGCTATGGCTCGCTGTTCCTTGGAGAAGAAACGACTGTGTCCTATGGCGACAAGGCAACCGGCACCAACCACGTGCTGCCCACCTCGCGCGCGGCCAGCTACACCGGCGGTCTCAGCGTGCACAAATACATGAAAATCGTCACCTGGCAGCGCGCCACCCGAGAAGGATCGAAGGCCGTGGCCGAGGCCACCGCGCGCATCTCGCGCCTCGAAGGGATGGAGGGGCACGCCCGCGCCGCTGATGTGCGCTTGGCCAAGTATTTCCCGGACGAAACCTTTGATCTGACTGCAAATGGCTGA
- a CDS encoding TRAP transporter small permease has product MSILRSIDQNAERWLLLTFYVMLVATMAIEVIRRELFAYSSIWGEEIVRYSFIYLAWIGAAAAVKDRAHIRIDVILHYFGPRMKAAFYIFGDLVMLVVALVALYWSYETVHVSAKFGSVSHGLRISMVWFLMAVPLGFALMTWRLLQSLWRDINDFRAGRPVFEGEKMFD; this is encoded by the coding sequence ATGAGTATCCTGCGATCAATCGACCAAAACGCAGAGCGCTGGCTGCTTCTGACGTTCTACGTGATGCTGGTTGCCACGATGGCAATCGAAGTCATTCGTCGCGAACTTTTTGCCTATTCCTCGATTTGGGGCGAAGAGATCGTGCGCTATTCCTTTATCTACCTCGCCTGGATTGGCGCTGCAGCGGCGGTCAAGGATCGCGCTCACATCCGCATCGACGTGATCCTTCATTACTTTGGCCCCCGGATGAAGGCGGCATTCTACATCTTTGGTGATCTGGTGATGCTCGTTGTCGCTCTGGTGGCGCTCTACTGGTCGTATGAGACGGTGCATGTCTCGGCCAAGTTCGGCTCGGTCAGCCACGGCCTGCGCATCTCGATGGTCTGGTTCCTGATGGCAGTTCCCCTTGGCTTTGCCCTGATGACCTGGCGTCTGCTGCAGTCTTTGTGGCGTGATATCAACGACTTTCGAGCCGGCCGCCCCGTGTTCGAAGGCGAAAAGATGTTTGATTGA
- a CDS encoding universal stress protein, producing MYDKILVPMALDHGLSPETLKVAKALCTPGGNIVAFHVHEAPQGSVAAFLDKDAVREGFERAVQVLKEKTDGLDGVTAEIVKGHTYRSIIDYAAAHDVDCIVIGSHKPGFSDYLLGSTAARVVRHAPCAVHVYRRT from the coding sequence ATGTATGACAAGATACTGGTTCCCATGGCCCTTGATCACGGCCTGTCGCCCGAGACGCTGAAAGTGGCCAAGGCGCTTTGTACACCCGGTGGCAACATCGTGGCATTTCATGTCCACGAAGCCCCCCAAGGTTCGGTCGCCGCATTTTTGGACAAGGACGCCGTACGCGAGGGATTTGAAAGAGCCGTGCAAGTGCTGAAGGAAAAGACCGACGGACTGGACGGGGTCACGGCCGAGATTGTCAAAGGCCACACCTATCGCTCGATCATTGATTATGCGGCGGCGCATGATGTCGATTGTATCGTCATCGGATCACACAAACCTGGATTCAGCGACTATCTGCTGGGTTCAACGGCTGCTCGCGTGGTGCGCCATGCGCCCTGTGCTGTCCATGTCTACCGAAGAACCTGA
- a CDS encoding SDR family NAD(P)-dependent oxidoreductase, with the protein MADPRHLFDLNGKVACITGASSGLGRQAAMTLAAAGAKVVVVARREEALRETCGEIGDASAYVVADVADRDALPSISDAIRAPFGAPDILVHAAGVNTRQAADDVTDDGWDMTLTLNLSAPFFLSQTFVPEMKAKGWGRIVNFASLQSTRAFPGGIAYGASKGGISQLTRAMAEAWSPHGITANAIGPGFFPTELTHAVFADDARAARNAAQTCIGRNGLLSDLDGPLLFLCSDASGYVTGQTLMVDGGFTAK; encoded by the coding sequence ATGGCTGACCCAAGACACCTCTTTGACCTGAACGGCAAGGTTGCCTGCATCACCGGCGCCAGCTCGGGTCTGGGGCGGCAGGCCGCGATGACCTTGGCCGCTGCGGGGGCCAAAGTCGTGGTCGTGGCACGCCGTGAAGAGGCGCTGCGCGAGACCTGTGGCGAGATCGGCGACGCCTCGGCCTATGTGGTGGCCGATGTCGCGGATCGGGACGCATTGCCGTCGATCAGCGACGCCATTCGCGCGCCCTTTGGGGCACCCGACATCCTGGTTCATGCTGCAGGCGTCAACACGCGGCAGGCAGCGGATGACGTGACAGATGACGGGTGGGACATGACGCTTACGCTCAATCTGTCCGCGCCCTTCTTCCTGAGCCAGACCTTTGTGCCCGAAATGAAGGCCAAAGGCTGGGGTCGGATCGTCAATTTCGCCTCGCTTCAAAGCACCCGTGCCTTTCCCGGCGGCATTGCCTATGGGGCCAGCAAGGGGGGCATCTCGCAGCTGACCCGCGCCATGGCCGAGGCCTGGTCGCCGCATGGCATCACCGCCAACGCCATCGGGCCCGGATTCTTTCCGACCGAGCTGACACATGCCGTTTTTGCCGACGATGCCCGCGCTGCCCGCAACGCAGCGCAAACCTGTATAGGGCGCAATGGACTGCTCAGCGACCTTGACGGCCCGCTGCTGTTCCTGTGCTCGGACGCGTCGGGCTACGTGACGGGACAAACACTGATGGTGGATGGAGGGTTCACAGCGAAATGA